Proteins encoded in a region of the Populus nigra chromosome 3, ddPopNigr1.1, whole genome shotgun sequence genome:
- the LOC133688241 gene encoding protein TOPLESS-like → MSPVHKDLLSTILQFLKYENLQDTAHALERETGIFFDAKHFEIMVLGGKFDEAEKYLSGFTNMHDNLDSTKIFFELRKQKFLEALDRKDRPKALDVLTKELQDFSRKHGTLRSYGDPKIERIHVMNALKTFISDNPAFKGKMDPPTSRNASLLRLLVRGDLDGSTSMTRDVTFSGRS, encoded by the exons ATGAGTCCTGTCCATAAAGATCTTCTGTCAACGATCCTACAGTTCCTTAAGTATGAGAATCTCCAAGACACTGCTCATGC TCTTGAGCGCGAGACAGGAATTTTCTTTGATGCTAAGCATTTTGAGATAATGGTGCTTGGAGGAAAATTCGACGAAGCTGAGAAGTATCTATCTGGTTTTACTAATATGCATGATAACTTGGATTCTACCAAGATCTTTTTTGAACTAAGGAAACAAAAGTTTCTCGAAGCATTAGACAG GAAAGACCGTCCTAAGGCCCTTGATGTTCTCACGAAGGAATTGCAAGATTTCTCAAG GAAACATGGAACACTTCGCAGCTATGGAGATCCAAAGATTGAAAGGATTCACGTGATGAATGCACTTAAGACATTTATTTCAGATAATCCAGCATTCAAAGGCAAAATGGATCCTCCTACCAGCAGAAATGCATCCTTGCTTCGTCTCCTTGTGCGTGGAGATCTTGACGGGAGCACTTCAATGACTAGGGACGTCACCTTCTCCGGGAGGTCTTAG